The Salegentibacter mishustinae genome includes a window with the following:
- the purE gene encoding 5-(carboxyamino)imidazole ribonucleotide mutase has translation MSKVAVIMGSTSDLPVMQDAIDILEGFDLEVEVDIVSAHRTPEKLFEYGKTAHERGIKVIIAGAGGAAHLPGMIASLSPLPVIGVPVKSSNSIDGWDSVLSILQMPGGVPVATVALNGAKNAGILAAQIIGTSDKCTLDKILVYKEGLKEKVIEGAKKVKK, from the coding sequence ATGAGCAAAGTAGCAGTAATAATGGGAAGCACCAGCGATTTACCGGTAATGCAGGATGCAATAGATATCCTGGAAGGTTTTGACCTGGAAGTAGAAGTAGATATCGTTTCTGCTCACCGCACCCCAGAAAAATTATTTGAATACGGAAAAACCGCACACGAACGCGGAATCAAAGTAATTATAGCCGGTGCCGGAGGCGCAGCTCACCTGCCGGGAATGATAGCATCACTCTCCCCACTTCCAGTAATTGGTGTTCCGGTAAAATCCAGCAATTCAATAGATGGCTGGGATTCGGTTTTATCTATTTTACAAATGCCGGGAGGAGTTCCGGTTGCCACAGTAGCTTTAAATGGAGCAAAAAATGCAGGAATCCTAGCCGCGCAAATTATTGGAACTTCAGACAAATGCACTTTAGATAAGATATTAGTCTATAAAGAAGGACTTAAAGAGAAAGTGATTGAAGGCGCCAAAAAGGTGAAAAAATAA